AGACTGGGGTGGCATAGATTTATGTTccgacaggacaatgaccccaagcatacagccaaagcaatgttGGAATGGCTTCAGAATAACAATGTGAAACTCCTTGTggtccagccaaagcccagaaAATCAGTGGAAAGACTTGGGGAGtggcggtgaacagcaatcttcatcTAGTTTAACAGAACTTTTGAAAATGTGCAAGGGAGaaagtccccaaatccagatgtgcaaagctgatacagacatagccaagatgactcaaagctgtaatcgagACCAAAGGTATCAGGTGTGTGAAtagttgggcggcaggtagcctagcggttaagagtgttgggccagtaaccgacaagccgctggtttgaatccccgagcggacaaggtgaaaatctgttgttctgcccttgagcacaGCAGTTAactcccaacaacaactgctttcTGGGTGCCGATGATGTGGGCGTCGATTAAGGCATTTCTCttgagaggttgggttaaatgcggaacaCACATTTTGTTGAATgctttcagttgtgcaactgactaggtgtatcccctttccctaacttatgtaaatgagatttctgtatttaatatTCAATTAATCTGCAAACATCACCTTGAGATGggactattgtgtgtagatggatgagaaacAATTAaaccatttttaattcaggctgtaacacaacaaaaatgtggaataaattaaggggtatgaatcctttctgaaggcactgtaaatagcaACGTGTTTATGGTAGTTGGCAAACTTGGTTGATGGCCACCATTTTGCGACTTCCttgcttacgtgtgtgtgtgtccgttacAGACGAATGCGAGGAGGTGGAGCATCAAGTACAGAAGGTGATCCACGAGATGGAGACCATCTTGGGAGAGCCTCTTCAGAGTTACTTCTAACCTGCGTCCCACTTCCACCCTCTTCGCCACCATATAAGGTCCCAGATCGACCCGTAGCCCACTTACGTCCCCCTATAAGAAGGCTGAGCCTCAGGCCCTCTCCCCCAGCTTAGACATGAACTGTTTCCCAGAACCGTGCAACAATCAACATAAAGATGGGAGACACTGGAGGTTAACGTTTGTTTCCATGTACCTCTTGTCACTGGATACCTGGTACATATAGGATGGATCTCTAGCAGTAAGAGATGAATTGATCAGCCCAAAATGTACCCTGTGGGAattcaaaaatgtattcattTTGTTAGGCTATTGCTGTTGTCTTTTCCCTTTTTTGGGGGGAGGTGTTGTGAAAAACTTATGGGAAATTTTTAAGTCTTGGTTTTGTTACATTGTCATACAATGTAATATGTACATTTGaaataatacatttgtaaactaaCTCTTCCTTGTAATACATTTGAATAAAGGCTTTTGAAAGCTTATCCAGCACTACTTACTGCTGAATATGAAGGAACCTGAATCTGTCATGAGTCATTCCTTTTTATGGAACATTTTCATTATGTATAGCACCAgtaaaattgtatttgaattgTCCCTATTGAAAACACCTTAATAGACATGACTCAAAATTATTATGAATTCCACTGCTGCCCATGACACAagattatttaacttttattgtTATGGATGTCACTAAATATAAGGCAAAGATGATTTATGCAATTTTAGTGAAATAAAGCCGCATCATATGTGATGATGCTGGGTCGGTGCTGAAACTTTTAGCCGTGCGGACCATTAAGAGCTGCAATAGGCTCCCTGTTGGGTTTACTGTACCACGCTCACGCTGGTGTCGTCACACACTGGTGATGTGCCTTTGATTTCAGTAAACAATTTGATAGTGCTCCAGCGCCGCTCCAACCGTGTGCTCCTGTACACTGTGTCCCGACACAGGATAATGGTCATTATGAAAAGCTCGGGAGGATTACAACTCGCCTTCAGAATTTATAAGCGAAGTCATCACTCAGTTGGAATTATTGGAGCgcctttttcaaaaggacaagTAAGTAGTCAATATTTTATTATAGGCTTGCCTActtattataggctattgatagGTTTTCGAATGGGCTTAATAGACTACCGTTATATgcaatatatatgttttaatgtATTGCTGTAATAGGCCTACACAGTCCCATAAATATATATCTGCTGCAGCCGCGGGATGGTGTGGAGAAAGGACCAGACCTCATTCGCGCAGCCGGATTGGTGGAGAAGCTTAAAGCGCAAGGTGACGTCCTGATAGTGATCTTACACTCAGTCTGTGATATAGGCTAGCTAGGTAGCTCCAGTGCAGAAATTAGGACATCTGAACTGAATCAAATGGTGCAAATATGGAATGCACAGTACAGAGAATCTGTTTACATTCAAAGTATTTGTTTTCCCGAAAGAAATAATGAAATTATCCTGTACATTCCCAAATTGCAATATTTGCATCAGTATGCTATTGATTTAATCAAATGACTATGTGATCTGAGCTCTTATGAGGAAGTCACGAGACTGCCAACCTTTTTGTTGACTTGCCTGGCAGAGATGTTGAGGTGAATTCATTAACATATTGGGGATCCGTTTGAATCCTGGTGTCAAATGGCAACATCATTTACACAAGCTAAGGGCATGATTTATTTTCCATGACCAAGTTCAATTCCAGGGCAGTTCTGAACAAACTATGTGAATAAGTGATATTACATAGGTTTAGATTACAGAAATAATCCTATTGGAAAAAATAGACCTGAACTTGAACTTGAGCTCATGACCAGAGCATAACACAGACAGGAGTTTCCTTTGGAAAGACTACCAGTAAGACTGAACTGTCTTTTGAATTGTTTAGTCGTGGGAAGTCTTATTGGGAAATCCGTGACCGTGAGAGTGACAGGGGGATCTGTGTGATCCAAGTGGATTAACATGTGAGCAGGATCAATCActctgtgtgtgggggtgtgtcctCCTCTGCCCATGTGTGTGATCACGTGAGATCAGAGACATCCTAAGCACCCTCTCTGTTTTATTCATATCACACAGGAGAAGGCATCTGATAGGCCTAGCTCTTTTGACCTTGCATCACTCCCCCTtccatgtttgtgtgtatgtgtttgggtCACGACAATGGCAGCCTCCTGCATTCAGCATGCATGCCAGTGATAACATTCTCACTCATTAAACCGGCAGCAACAGTTGGGGCACTCTGAGGACAAGTGCCCTGTCAATCCTTAGCCTGACTGTGTGCCCTACAGAGAGAATAGCAGACagcaacctggtctcatagactagacataatgTAGTAAATGTAATTCCGCgatactcaaattagtatgatatgttacgtttggtatggttacataagacggAAGGTTACTTGAGGCAAAaacgaaagtagggtggttggtcggggtggatgaATGGGCATATAACGCGAATGTCTAGCatcccaaaggttgcgtgtttgtATCTCACCATAGCCAatttgagctaattagcaacCTTTCAACTACTTACAACTTTTTGTCTACTTTGCAAtgacttagcatgttagctaaccctagcctagctaacattagccacaacaaattagaattcataacatattgtatgttttgcaaattcTAACATATTGtaagttttgcaaattcgtaacatatcttACGAAATGGATGAAGGATATgaaaaatgaatacataccatacgaaacaaaATATATCATTTTATATGGTGATACTATTATTTATGTACTGAATAATACAAAATTCATTTATTTAAACTAGGAGAGTGCACATTTGCATCTCATTGTGAAATGTTTATTTTGCAATCACTAACATAGTAACatacatagtaaaataaatatttaataaaTCATTTATTTAAACTAGGAGAAAGGTCATTTGCATCGGATTGGGAAATGTTTATTAATGGAGGGAATGTAACATTTAGCATATTGGCAAAAAGTATGAGTTTTAACATTACCAAAATGGCAGTAAGATCAGAGGTTAGGACTAGTTTAGAACATGTACAGGGATGGACCATTATAAACATTGTGGTAATCCATTGACATCTGCATCGGAGCCATGAGTTTGCAACTTTTCTTTTCTGTCTAAGTGATCCATGGACAGATCACGCCTTGATTTTTTTAAACATGAGATTACTGTAGGTGCATTGACTAATGCATTTTCTTATGTCAATTGTGTTGCCCAATCTCATCCTACACAGGCTGTGCGGTCAGAGACTATGGCAACGTGACGTTTGAGGAGGTGGCCAACGATGAGCCAATAGGCAATGTGAAGAGACCCAGAGCGGTGGGCAGCGCCAACCAACGTCTGTCTGCTGCCGTCCACGCTGTGAAAAATGACGGACACACCTGTGTGATGCTGGGAGGAGATCAcaggtgcgtgtgtgtatgtcacatgtctgtgtgtgtctctcatatTCACCCGTAGTAGAGCAAGAGCCCAGTGTCAACAACCAGCCAAAATACACCTACAATTATTGAGGGTTAGGGGTTTTTCCCTAACAATGTGATGTGGAATTCACTCCAAGTTTGGTCTGTGTCCAGTTTGGCAATAGGCTCGATCCAGGGGCATGCAGCAGCTAAGAAGGACCTCAGTGTGGTATGGGTGGACGCCCATGCAGACATCAACACACCCCTGACCTCCCCTACAGGCAATATCCACGGACAGCCCATGTCCTACCTCATCCACGAGCTGCAATCCAAGGtgatttctctatctctccctcttttctcatAGGCATCCCCTAGTTTTTATATTTCAAATACTGTATCATTAAGTTTGACCAGTTAATTTTATATCTTTGTGCAATGTCTGTTttatttgggggaggggggggggatttaTCGTGagactcttcctcttcctgtgcaCGTCCTTAATCATGAATTTCTACAAATTGATTATGAAATTAAAACATTTGAAAGAGAATAGTCATATGAATTGTGTTTACGTTttaggtggtgacagtgttatatagtaccagtcaaacgtatggacacctactcattcaagggtttttctttatttttactattttgtacattgtagaataatagtgaagacatcaaaactatgaaataacgcatatggaatcatgtagtaaccaaaaaagtgttaaacaaatctaaatattttaagtaagaatttgttcttaattgacttgcctagttaaataaaggttaaataaaatgttttaaatgatagcttcactaagtgcaaaccagatggtatggcgtatcactgcagaatgctgtggtagccatgctggttaagtgtgccttgaattctaaataaatcactgacagtcaccagcaaagcaccataacatctcctcctccaggcttcacggtgagaaccagacatgcagagatcatccgtttacctattctgtgtctcacaaagacacggcagttggaaccaaaaatctgaaatttggactcatcagaccaaaggacatatttccaccggtctaatatccattactcgtgtttcttggcccaagtaagtctcttcttcttattggtcctttagtagtggtttctttgcagcaattcgaccatgaaggcctaattcacgcagtctcctcggaacagttgatgttgagatgtgtctgttacttgaactctgtgaagcatttatttgggctgcaatttctgaagcgggaaactaatgaacttatcctctgcagcagaggtaactctgggtcttcctttcctgtggcggtcctcaatgagagccagtttcgactgcacttgaagaaactttcaaagttcttgacattttctgcattgactgaccatgtcttaaagtaatgactgcagattctgtcatttctctttgcgtatttgagctgttcttgccataatatggacttggtcttttaccaaatatggttatcttctgtataccaccactaccttgtcacaacataacggattggctcaaatgcaataagaaggaaagaaattccacaaattaacaaggcacacctgttaattgaaatgcattccaggtgactacctcatgaatctggttgagagaaagccaagagtgtgcaaagctgtcatcaaggcaaaggatggctactttgaagaatctgtttaatttgtttaacactgttttggttactacatgattccatatgtgttatgtcttcactattattctacaatgtaaaaaatatatatagtagaaataaagataaaccctggaacgagtaggtctgtccaaactttttgactggttctgtacatGGGCATGAGCTACAGTTCTGCAGACTTGTCTCTGTTTCTTTGATTAGATTCCAGTTCTGCCAAATTTCTCTTGGATAAAGCCATGCGTATCAGCCAAAGACATAGTCTACATTGGCTTGAGAGACGTGGATCCAGAGGAGCAGTATGTTTTTGCCTGTCATCCTGTATCATACACTATCTTATCATGACCTTGCACTACCTAATTGTTGACAggagaatttaaaaaaagatatcTCCCATTCCAGCCATATCCTGAAGCTACTGGGTATCAAAGTTTACTCCATGACTGAGGTGGATCGCCTTGGAATCGCCAAAGTGATGGAGGAGACATGTGACTACATCTTCTCAAAGTATGTAGCCTCAATAATTTCACTGTGTCGTTTTCATTTCTTGCTATGTCTAACTTGGGTACATCAATGGAAATATTGGGCATTGACACGTGTTAGACATGAATTAATTTCTGATTCAACAGGGTGAAGAAGCCCATCCATCTGAGCTATGACATCGACGCCCTGGACCCATCAATCTCCCCGGCCACAGGAACCCCAGTAGTGGGAGGGCTGACCTACAGGGAGGGAATCTACATCACAGAGCACATCAGTCAGACAGGTGAGAgatcacacacacagatgcacataaaacagagatgataacacgcacacacagatgcacataaaacagagatgataacacgcacacacagatgcacatcaACAGAGATGATAAACATCCACAGAGATgataacacgcacacacagatgcacatcaACAGAGATGATAACACGCACACAGAGATGCACATCAACAGAGATgataacacgcacacacagtgagagatgggagCGTATCGGTATTGATGCTGCTCCAATGTACtgttgagtctgtgtgtgtggtccgTCAGGTGCGTGTTGAGCGATGTTTTCTCTTTGTGCAGGGCTGCTGTCTGCAGTGGACATGGTGGAGGTGAACCCTAAGAGGGGCAGGACAGATGATGAGATCAGCTCCACGGTCAACGCTGCAGTAGATCTGATACGTGGCTGCTTCGGAAAGCTTCGGGAGGGAAACCACCCTGCAGACTACAAGATGCCCCTGCCTTGAGCTGCCAACCACCACCAGAATCTGCTGTTAGGATAAAGGTCTCTGGCCATCAAACGCAATCTTTTGTATTAAATCATGGAGattaaaatacttttttcccaCATAATTTTTTCAGGGTTTGATTGATAACAACTGTGTTAATAGGAATAGTTCTGCTGTTGTTCCAATCAATTATGCGTCTGGTCTGGACAAATAATGTAAAACACTGACTCACTCCAGACTGAATTCTTTACTTAACGTAATATTTATTTCTGTAGAAAACATTAATCTCACATGTACACAACACATATCCCCACACATCCCATCATCATTACAATTCAAAATAAAAAGAAGGCCTGCATCTGGGAGGATATACATGTAACCGTgttgcttctgtccctctccttgccccccaacccgggctcgaaccagggaccctctgaacaAAATCAGCAACTGCCTCTCATGAGCTATCGTTATTCCCAGGGTCAGCATAGGCTTAAACTGTGGAGTGGAGGAACCAGGTTTGGAGTGATACGGAAGAAATATTTCTTATCGATTCTTAGCGTCATATTTCATTCAGTCATTTTAGGGATGAAATCCTATTATCATCAAACCCAATGAATCATCAGTTGATGATTGAATCATCAGTTGATGATTGAATCATCAGTTGATCAGGTACGAGCTTTAGTTTACTGTATTTCACCaaggcagagagaggagtgggagacacAGGAGTAACAGAGCGcgttgagagagacagagcggggaGAGGCAGAAAAACTAAAAGACATCGTGTACCTTTGGCTTTAAAAGTCAGTGTTTATTTGTGCAGCAGATGCAGTAGTGTTTGTCGTGGAGTGAATGACCTCAGGGCTGAAATAGCCCCGAGGCATGCATGGCCTTGGTGGAGAAGAGGggtgtaagggagagagagaaggaaaagagggagggagggggggggctggCACAGCTTCTCTGTCAATATATCACAGTGAATCAGTGATAATCACTTGTCATAAGCACTGTTCAGAGACCTTCCCTTAGTCCGATAGTAACCCAGACCCTGTGCATAGTGTACTATATAAGATTCCATCAACAATGTAAAGAATGGTTTCTGAGCACGGTCACATTATAGCAAGTCTTTGCAGTTACATTGGTGATCCCCTGTCAGGTTGCACCACATTGTTTCATACGCGTACACAACTAGAAACGCCATTATTTAGAGCCTTGGCCTATTGAGTAACCCTGACTGTCATAGCACAACCAACCAATAAACCTCCATCTTTCCagcgacgacgacgacgacgacgacccCCCCAGTCTAGCCCTGTGTATGCCCTGCGGGTCAGACCAGGATGGGTCAAGTGTCTTAAATCCCAGGAGGCTTGATATGTGGGGGTCATCTGATTCTGACCTgttgatagagagggagaggaggagaaggggggacaTCGTGGGAGAGTCTGACAGTGCCTTTATGACTGGTCATGTCCCTCTGTGTGCTGGGTCACAGTTGGCGAGGAGAGGATTGGAGTGATGGTAAGGAAACGAGAAGTGCACATGAAAATATGTCATGTTGCAGGAAGTTGCAAAGGGAGAAGCAGCTGTGTTGATTGCTCTAGTTCAGTGttttcccaactccggtcctccagtccTCCGAACCCAGTCCTCCGAACAGTACACCATTTCGTTGGAGTTCTGGACAAACACATCTCATTCAACttatcaagggcttgatgatgagttgacaagttgaatcaggtgtgcttgtctgggGGCTACAAtacaaatgtgtactgttggggtattcaaggaccagagttgggaaacGCTGAACTAGTTAATTGAGTATTTTGTTGATAGTATCAACATAAAAGTCCATGTTAAAGGGTGAGAGTTAAATACAAGTTCCCCAGGTTTTAAGACAGCTGTGCAGTCTGAGTGTGCAAAACCCATCAACAGAAGGCACAGACTGGGACTGGtgaaccgcacacacacacacacacacacacacacacacacacacacacacacacacacacacacacacacacacacacacacacacacacacacacacacacacacacacacacacacacaccagataaaAAATTAAATGTGAC
This region of Oncorhynchus tshawytscha isolate Ot180627B linkage group LG25, Otsh_v2.0, whole genome shotgun sequence genomic DNA includes:
- the arg1 gene encoding arginase-1, with amino-acid sequence MVIMKSSGGLQLAFRIYKRSHHSVGIIGAPFSKGQPRDGVEKGPDLIRAAGLVEKLKAQGCAVRDYGNVTFEEVANDEPIGNVKRPRAVGSANQRLSAAVHAVKNDGHTCVMLGGDHSLAIGSIQGHAAAKKDLSVVWVDAHADINTPLTSPTGNIHGQPMSYLIHELQSKIPVLPNFSWIKPCVSAKDIVYIGLRDVDPEEHHILKLLGIKVYSMTEVDRLGIAKVMEETCDYIFSKVKKPIHLSYDIDALDPSISPATGTPVVGGLTYREGIYITEHISQTGLLSAVDMVEVNPKRGRTDDEISSTVNAAVDLIRGCFGKLREGNHPADYKMPLP